One region of Streptomyces rishiriensis genomic DNA includes:
- a CDS encoding SDR family NAD(P)-dependent oxidoreductase translates to MAVPDSRLGVRAKVLPDLITSLPVILSENAGRFPDKIAFEDDRYAVTYRELDARTRRLAGHLVGLGVRRGDRVALCLGNSVAMVESYLAVVRAGGIGVPINPQAAPAEIEYLLADSAAAFALTGTAHAETFLQSIPRATRGVSVVVAGALGAGAGHMLPPGTVPFEELAATEPVNDAPDDLGLDEVAWMFYTSGTTGRPKGVLSTQRNCLYSVASCYIPVPGLSEHDRVLWPLPLFHSLSHIACVLSVTVSGATARIMDGSSADDILTALRENRSTFLAGVPTTYHHLVGRARRTGLSLPDLRVGLVGGAVTGPGLRRSFEETFGIPLVDAYGSTETCGAITINPPDGHVVEGSCGLPVPGVGVRIVDPRTGQDVPAGHEGEVWVSGPNVMVGYHNNPQATAEALQNGWFHTGDLARRDGAGYFTICGRLRDVIIRGGENIHPDEIEAALRVAEGVADVAVAGMPHDTLGEVPVAWVVPGPGGVDLARLLDHCRTQLSQYKLPERIYEARTIPRTASGKVVRRLLADLPARLRYAADGHHEGLMLRDWSRVAVSPDAPEELRWAVVGRTAVTDGLVAALRKAGVADVRQYADLSTSRTTPAAATDVTVLAEADADTLTPTCTGGGKETGSRLVVLTRGAMGVTDRDETPDGAEVALWAAARAAQADGGGGAPLTIVDVEACTPESEYAAALIAAVSSGLPQLAVRDGELMRPRLVRLPVAARPDLATPGIDGVVVVTGADTKTGSVLARHLVTEHGTRHLVLVQATPTYDEWSQDEPLPEGVDIVRVVADGSDSLKLYEALTRTGPVTAVVHTADDPELARTLHDFTADDDLAAFVVVTDAAALVGAQSDGLASTVVTAALTEAVVRNRRLHGLPGSLLALGRPDEGPAAFDALIETGSPALLALWPSTINPGDRVQTLLDTLTEQEPRATAQADETITAALRARLADLDERAQLALLGEMIRKETAAGRTHTSTEPTLAGRSFRDLGLGSLAVVELRNRLTERTGLRLPTTVTFDHPTPEALAAHLRSRILGLHDTAREATADKDRTGAADPAEPIAIVGMACRLPGGVASPQDLWRLVSEGRDGVSGFPEDRGWDLDGLFDADPEKTGTSYVDQGGFLHEAGLFDAGFFGISPREALAMDPQQRLLLETSWEALERAGIDPWTLKGRDIGIVSGLMGQGYGLSGAAPAELEGFGETGTASSLASGRVSYVFGFEGPAITVDTACSSSLVAMHLAVQSLRQGECSMALAGGATVMADPSTFVEFSRQRALSSDGRCKSYADAADGTGWAEGAGVVVLERLSEARRNGHRILAVIRGSAINQDGASNGLTAPNGLSQQRVIRKALASAGLSAAEVDVVEGHGTGTVLGDPIEVQALLATYGRDREPGRPLWLGSLKSNIGHTQAAAGVAGVIKMVEAMQHGVMPATLHFNAPSSQVDWSAGAVQVLTEARAWPETGRPRRAGVSSFGLSGTNAHLILEQAPETEPVNAEPVESELTLDVVDGVVPLVLSAASAASLAGQAGRLASFVESSEVSLPDAAGALVARRAMLSERAVVVAGSRSEAVAGLEALARGESRAGVVTGGLSSAAVAGRTVLVFPGQGSQWVGMGRELLDSSPVFAERIAECAAVLERWVDWSLVDVLRGDVPAALLERVDVVQPASFAVMVGLAAVWASVGVVPDAVVGHSQGEIAAACVAGALSLEDAAQVVAVRSQVIAASLAGRGGMASVAVPAAEAAERIERWADRVEVAAVNGPSSVVIAGDAEALAEALDVLAADGVRVRRVAVDYASHTRHVEAVEHVLTTAFADIRAQAPLIPFYSTVTGERVKDAGVLGGGYWYRNLRSQVRFGPAIADLLGEGYSVFVESSAHPVLVQPVSEIVDQADTEAVVGGSLRRDDGGLGRLLVSMAELFVRGVVVNWAAMLPVAGASHVELPTYAFDRQHYWLRSTPAVDAVALGQAAGGHPLIGAIVGRPDSGGFLTTSRWSVDAHPWLGDHIVGDVVVVPSAALVELAIRFGDEVGCPVVEELTVDRPVLLPLRGGRAVQMTVGEADEQGRRPVEVYSRPDNAALDAMWTHHAHGTLVPGPVTPSASGGAWPKNAPAADVALDKAVGDADRYGLHPALLDAAVRTAFPDEDVIATRWSGVALLASGAVAVRVRTAHSVTGETRLELMDATGVPVLTADAVVAEPFSPEEAETEDASAPGALFLVDWVELPLLAGEMSEDAGTTATVVDAEDVAALAADGAAVPGLLVYEAGRAPAGPREAVAAALAVVQAWLAAPALAHTRLVVMIPDAEDDLTVAAVSGLLRSAQSEHPGRIVLVESGHAGHRGSAAASEHSAAVNAVQAVRLAVATGEPRVRVRGGVAFAPRLRRAPLAEGTRRGLNLDGTVLVTGGTGTLGRLVARHLATEHGVRHLLLASRSGPDAEGAAALYEELTDLGTTVTITACDTADRDAVGALLAAISDAHPLTAVVHTAGVLDDGVVTALTPDRFDTVLRPKLDAALHLHELTRDADLAAFVLFSSAAGVLGNPGQGNYAAANASLDALALHRHRSGLPGTSLAWGYWNDASGMTRHLGATDLHRTRRLGMVGLSAADGLALLDTALRAGDETPAALVATRFDLPALRASARAGTPVAPLLRGLAPAPRPAAASSHTAVTDSLRQRLDRLGQRERSEALVDLVRRNAAQVLGHSGADAIRTDRAFKDAGFDSLTAVELRNRLAAATALSLSSTIVFDYPKPTLLADHLRARLFGDDEQGGDGQERGAEEHTTATVAALSDDPIAIVAMACRFPGGVESPEDLWRLVAEGVDAIGEFPDDRGWDIDRHYDADPDSVGKTYVRHGAFLDDATGFDAAFFGISPNEALAMDPQQRLLLETSWEAFERAAIDPSELAGQDIGVFVGVNSHDYTVRTHHASGLEGFRLTGNSGSVISGRIAYQFDFEGPAITIDTACSSSLVALHMAARALQQGECSMALAGGVMVMGNLETFVEFSRQRGLSQDGRCKAFADAADGTGWSEGVGVLLVERLSDARRRGHQVLAVVRGTAVNQDGASNGLTAPNGLSQQRVIRKALADAGLSTSDVDAVEGHGTGTVLGDPIEAQALLATYGQGRPADRPLWLGSVKSNIGHTQAAAGMAGVIKMVMAMRHGVLPRTLHVDRPSTHVDWSTGAVQLLAETRQWPETGHPRRAGISSFGIGGTNAHIVIQQAPVEDAEASDRAVTNELAPGIGSATVSDQVHAADAAPATDLVSSGSALLPVPVPVSARTAAALCAQAGRLARFVEARPEPALTDTAHALATTRAQLDHRAVLLATDRQQLADALRALGTGTPTAGTVTGSASEGKLAFLFTGQGSQWAGMGRELAERHTLFRNAFTAACEAVERHLDGHLERPLREVVFAEPGTAEAALLDRTLYTQAGLFALETALFQLFASWGVRPDLVAGHSVGEISAAYAAGVLDLAEAGELVAVRGRLMQALPEGGAMVAVQATEAEVAPLLEGATGEIAIAAVNGPGAIVLSGAEDTVLDVAARLAEQGRKTKRLKVGHAFHSPLMAPMLDEFRAVIAWLRPRPAAIPVISTLTGALAKDGQFATPEYWADQVRHAVRFADAITALRDQGAKTLLEVGPGGGLTALALDTLGTDHRGCFATLSEDGSEETAVLTALAELHVRGTDIDWSALLGTPATAIGTELPTYAFQHQRYWVEPETTATDAEALGARSTGHPLLGTAVEIPDDDHVSPVSDGGTRVVLTGRLDRRALGPLLDPGTGTRCGRRTPRPAGPCRNRGGKRRRRADHRRHRADRARTRPPPAPCPGRCPRPGRAAPGRRPQQAGRRRGQHLDTPRPRTAPARPAHAILRLAHLAGHRSRRPGGPPRLPRGTRNTRPGGTRRPALRRRLPASGTRR, encoded by the coding sequence CTGCCCCCGGGCACCGTACCGTTCGAGGAACTCGCCGCCACCGAGCCCGTCAACGATGCCCCGGACGACCTCGGCCTTGACGAGGTGGCCTGGATGTTCTACACCTCGGGTACCACCGGCCGCCCCAAGGGCGTCCTTTCCACCCAGCGCAACTGCCTCTACTCTGTTGCCTCCTGCTACATTCCCGTGCCCGGCCTCTCCGAGCATGACCGCGTGCTGTGGCCACTGCCGCTCTTCCACAGCCTGTCCCACATTGCCTGCGTCCTGTCCGTCACTGTCTCCGGCGCCACCGCCCGGATCATGGACGGCAGTTCGGCCGACGACATTCTGACTGCCCTACGCGAGAACCGGTCCACCTTCCTGGCCGGCGTCCCCACCACCTACCACCACCTGGTCGGCAGGGCCCGCCGCACCGGCCTCTCTCTGCCCGATCTCAGGGTCGGCCTCGTCGGCGGTGCCGTCACCGGCCCTGGACTGCGCCGCTCCTTCGAGGAGACCTTCGGCATCCCCCTCGTCGACGCCTACGGCAGCACCGAGACCTGCGGGGCCATCACCATCAACCCGCCCGACGGCCACGTGGTCGAGGGCTCCTGTGGCCTTCCCGTGCCCGGTGTCGGAGTCCGGATCGTCGACCCCCGCACCGGGCAGGACGTGCCCGCCGGGCACGAGGGCGAGGTCTGGGTCAGCGGGCCGAACGTCATGGTGGGCTACCACAACAACCCACAGGCCACCGCCGAGGCCCTACAGAACGGCTGGTTCCACACCGGTGACCTGGCCCGGCGCGACGGAGCCGGCTACTTCACCATCTGCGGTCGTCTCAGGGATGTCATCATCCGCGGCGGTGAGAACATCCACCCCGACGAGATCGAGGCCGCCTTGCGCGTGGCGGAGGGCGTGGCCGACGTCGCAGTCGCGGGCATGCCCCACGACACCCTCGGTGAGGTCCCCGTCGCCTGGGTGGTCCCTGGTCCGGGCGGCGTCGACCTCGCCCGGCTGCTCGACCACTGCCGCACCCAACTCTCCCAGTACAAGCTCCCCGAGCGCATATACGAGGCCCGGACCATCCCCAGGACCGCCTCGGGGAAGGTCGTCCGGCGCCTCCTCGCTGACTTGCCGGCCCGGCTGCGATACGCCGCCGACGGTCACCACGAGGGACTGATGCTGAGGGACTGGAGCAGGGTGGCAGTCTCCCCTGACGCGCCGGAAGAGCTGCGCTGGGCAGTGGTTGGTCGGACCGCCGTCACCGACGGCCTGGTCGCCGCTCTTCGGAAGGCCGGCGTCGCCGACGTACGGCAATACGCTGACCTTTCAACGTCACGCACCACCCCTGCCGCGGCCACCGACGTGACGGTCCTCGCAGAGGCAGACGCGGACACATTGACGCCGACCTGCACTGGAGGGGGCAAGGAGACCGGGTCCCGGCTCGTCGTCCTTACCCGGGGCGCGATGGGCGTCACCGACCGGGACGAGACGCCAGATGGCGCCGAAGTCGCACTGTGGGCAGCCGCACGGGCTGCACAGGCCGATGGGGGTGGCGGCGCGCCGCTGACCATCGTCGACGTCGAAGCCTGCACCCCGGAGTCCGAGTACGCTGCGGCGCTGATCGCCGCCGTCTCCTCGGGCCTGCCCCAGCTCGCCGTACGGGACGGGGAACTGATGCGGCCCAGGCTCGTGCGCCTCCCCGTCGCCGCCAGGCCGGATCTTGCCACGCCGGGGATTGACGGCGTCGTGGTCGTTACAGGTGCCGACACGAAGACTGGCTCGGTCCTCGCCCGCCACCTGGTCACCGAGCACGGAACACGACACCTCGTGCTCGTCCAGGCAACGCCTACCTACGACGAGTGGAGCCAGGACGAGCCACTGCCGGAGGGGGTGGATATCGTCCGCGTCGTTGCCGACGGCTCGGATTCGCTGAAGTTGTATGAGGCGCTGACCAGGACCGGTCCAGTGACCGCGGTCGTCCACACCGCTGATGATCCCGAACTCGCCCGAACGCTGCATGACTTCACCGCCGACGACGATCTCGCCGCGTTCGTCGTGGTGACCGACGCTGCCGCACTGGTGGGCGCGCAGTCCGACGGCCTCGCCTCGACGGTGGTCACCGCCGCCCTCACCGAGGCCGTGGTCCGCAACCGCCGACTGCACGGATTGCCCGGCTCGCTGCTGGCCCTCGGCCGGCCGGACGAGGGCCCCGCCGCCTTCGACGCGCTGATCGAGACCGGATCCCCGGCCCTGCTGGCGCTTTGGCCGAGCACCATCAATCCCGGCGACCGAGTGCAGACGCTGCTCGACACTCTGACGGAACAGGAGCCCCGCGCCACCGCCCAGGCCGACGAGACGATCACAGCCGCCCTACGCGCGCGCCTGGCCGACCTGGACGAGCGGGCCCAGCTTGCCCTGCTCGGCGAGATGATCCGCAAGGAGACTGCCGCCGGCCGCACCCACACGAGCACCGAACCAACCCTGGCTGGCCGGTCCTTCCGCGACCTCGGCCTCGGCTCCCTCGCCGTCGTCGAGCTGCGCAACCGGCTGACCGAACGGACCGGGCTGCGTCTGCCCACAACCGTGACCTTCGACCACCCGACTCCCGAGGCCCTTGCCGCACACCTTCGGTCCAGGATCCTGGGTCTGCACGACACGGCCAGGGAGGCGACGGCTGACAAGGATCGGACCGGGGCCGCCGACCCCGCGGAGCCGATTGCAATCGTGGGTATGGCGTGCCGCCTGCCAGGCGGTGTGGCGAGCCCCCAGGACCTGTGGCGGCTGGTCAGCGAGGGCCGGGACGGTGTGTCCGGCTTCCCGGAGGACCGAGGCTGGGATCTGGACGGCCTGTTCGATGCTGACCCGGAGAAGACCGGCACGTCGTATGTCGATCAGGGCGGCTTCCTGCACGAGGCGGGCCTGTTCGACGCCGGGTTCTTCGGAATCTCACCGCGTGAGGCACTTGCCATGGATCCGCAGCAACGGCTGCTGCTGGAGACCTCGTGGGAGGCGCTGGAGCGGGCCGGGATCGACCCATGGACGCTGAAAGGTCGTGACATCGGGATCGTTTCAGGCCTGATGGGACAAGGGTACGGGCTGTCGGGTGCGGCTCCGGCGGAACTCGAGGGCTTCGGCGAGACGGGCACGGCGTCGAGCCTGGCATCCGGGCGCGTGTCGTACGTGTTCGGTTTCGAGGGACCCGCGATCACCGTGGACACGGCCTGCTCATCCTCCCTCGTGGCCATGCACCTGGCGGTCCAGTCGCTGCGCCAGGGCGAGTGCTCCATGGCGCTGGCAGGCGGCGCGACGGTGATGGCGGACCCCTCCACGTTCGTGGAGTTCTCGCGGCAACGTGCACTGTCCTCGGACGGCCGGTGCAAGTCGTACGCGGATGCCGCGGACGGTACTGGCTGGGCCGAGGGCGCCGGTGTCGTGGTCCTGGAGCGGCTGTCGGAGGCGCGGCGCAACGGGCACCGGATCCTTGCGGTGATCCGCGGCAGCGCGATCAATCAGGACGGCGCGTCGAATGGTCTGACGGCGCCGAATGGTCTTTCGCAGCAGCGGGTCATCCGTAAGGCGTTGGCGTCGGCTGGTCTCTCGGCGGCTGAGGTTGACGTAGTGGAAGGGCACGGCACGGGCACGGTACTCGGCGATCCCATCGAGGTGCAGGCCCTGCTGGCGACGTACGGCCGTGACCGTGAACCCGGGCGCCCGTTGTGGCTGGGTTCCCTGAAGTCGAACATCGGTCACACGCAGGCGGCGGCGGGTGTGGCTGGTGTGATCAAGATGGTGGAGGCGATGCAGCACGGCGTGATGCCCGCGACGCTGCATTTCAATGCTCCGTCGTCGCAGGTGGACTGGTCGGCGGGTGCCGTCCAGGTGCTGACCGAGGCTCGCGCGTGGCCAGAAACCGGCCGGCCCCGCCGTGCTGGTGTGTCGTCCTTCGGTCTCAGTGGGACGAATGCGCACCTGATCCTGGAACAGGCCCCGGAGACGGAGCCCGTCAATGCGGAGCCCGTCGAGTCCGAGCTGACGTTGGACGTCGTTGATGGTGTGGTGCCGTTGGTCCTGTCCGCCGCCTCGGCGGCATCCCTGGCGGGTCAGGCCGGTCGGTTGGCGTCCTTTGTGGAGTCGAGTGAGGTGTCGCTGCCGGATGCGGCGGGTGCGTTGGTCGCTCGGCGGGCGATGTTGTCCGAGCGGGCGGTGGTGGTGGCCGGTTCGCGGAGTGAGGCTGTGGCGGGTCTGGAGGCGCTGGCGCGGGGCGAGTCCCGTGCTGGTGTGGTCACCGGCGGGTTGTCGTCGGCCGCGGTCGCGGGGCGGACCGTGCTGGTGTTCCCCGGTCAGGGTTCGCAGTGGGTGGGCATGGGCCGTGAACTCCTCGATTCCTCACCGGTGTTCGCGGAGCGGATCGCTGAGTGCGCGGCGGTGCTTGAGCGGTGGGTGGACTGGTCGCTGGTGGATGTGTTGCGGGGGGATGTTCCGGCTGCGCTGCTGGAGCGGGTGGATGTGGTGCAGCCGGCGAGTTTCGCGGTGATGGTGGGTCTGGCTGCGGTGTGGGCGTCGGTGGGTGTGGTGCCGGATGCGGTGGTGGGGCATTCGCAGGGTGAGATCGCCGCGGCGTGTGTAGCGGGTGCGTTGTCGCTGGAGGATGCTGCCCAGGTGGTGGCGGTACGCAGCCAGGTGATCGCCGCGAGCCTCGCCGGCCGTGGCGGTATGGCGTCGGTGGCCGTGCCGGCGGCCGAAGCGGCCGAGCGTATCGAGCGGTGGGCGGATCGAGTCGAGGTGGCGGCGGTCAACGGTCCGTCCTCGGTGGTGATCGCCGGTGATGCCGAGGCCCTCGCCGAAGCCCTCGATGTCCTTGCGGCGGATGGCGTCCGCGTGCGGCGGGTCGCGGTGGACTACGCCTCCCATACACGGCACGTCGAAGCGGTCGAACACGTACTGACAACCGCCTTTGCCGACATCCGTGCTCAGGCACCGCTGATTCCTTTCTACTCGACTGTGACGGGTGAGCGGGTAAAGGACGCGGGTGTCCTGGGCGGCGGGTACTGGTACCGGAACCTGCGTAGCCAGGTCCGTTTCGGTCCCGCGATCGCCGACCTGCTGGGTGAGGGTTACTCCGTGTTCGTGGAGTCGAGCGCTCACCCCGTCCTGGTCCAGCCGGTCAGCGAGATCGTCGACCAGGCCGACACAGAGGCCGTGGTCGGCGGTTCGCTGCGTCGTGATGATGGCGGCCTGGGCCGGTTGCTGGTCTCGATGGCCGAACTTTTCGTCCGGGGTGTGGTCGTGAACTGGGCGGCCATGCTGCCGGTTGCCGGTGCTTCACACGTTGAGCTTCCGACGTATGCCTTCGATCGTCAGCATTACTGGCTGCGCTCCACTCCTGCTGTCGATGCTGTCGCGCTCGGTCAGGCCGCCGGCGGTCATCCGCTTATCGGGGCGATCGTCGGTCGGCCGGACTCCGGCGGTTTCCTGACCACCTCGCGGTGGTCGGTGGACGCGCACCCCTGGCTGGGTGATCACATCGTCGGTGATGTCGTCGTCGTGCCGAGCGCGGCGTTGGTGGAGCTGGCCATCCGGTTCGGTGACGAGGTCGGCTGCCCGGTGGTCGAGGAGCTGACCGTGGACCGGCCCGTGCTGTTGCCACTGCGTGGCGGCAGAGCCGTACAGATGACCGTCGGGGAGGCCGACGAGCAGGGGCGGCGGCCGGTCGAGGTGTACTCCCGCCCGGACAACGCCGCTCTGGACGCGATGTGGACCCACCACGCGCACGGCACGTTGGTGCCCGGCCCGGTGACCCCGTCCGCTTCCGGTGGCGCGTGGCCGAAAAACGCTCCCGCAGCCGATGTGGCCCTCGACAAGGCAGTCGGTGACGCCGACCGCTACGGCCTGCACCCGGCACTGCTCGACGCGGCGGTCCGAACGGCGTTCCCTGATGAGGACGTGATCGCTACCCGGTGGAGCGGGGTGGCCTTGCTGGCCTCCGGCGCCGTGGCGGTGCGGGTCCGCACGGCCCATAGCGTCACTGGCGAGACCCGTCTTGAGCTGATGGACGCCACCGGCGTGCCGGTGCTGACCGCTGATGCCGTTGTCGCCGAGCCGTTTTCGCCCGAAGAGGCAGAGACCGAGGACGCGTCGGCCCCTGGCGCCCTGTTCCTGGTCGACTGGGTTGAGCTTCCCCTTTTGGCAGGTGAGATGAGTGAGGACGCCGGCACTACGGCGACCGTCGTCGATGCCGAGGACGTTGCTGCCCTCGCGGCGGACGGGGCAGCGGTGCCGGGCCTTCTGGTGTATGAGGCGGGGCGGGCGCCCGCCGGCCCGCGCGAGGCCGTCGCCGCCGCGTTGGCCGTGGTCCAGGCATGGCTGGCGGCACCGGCCCTGGCGCACACCCGGCTCGTCGTGATGATCCCGGACGCCGAGGACGATCTCACCGTTGCCGCCGTGTCGGGCCTGCTGCGTTCGGCGCAGTCGGAGCACCCGGGCCGTATCGTCCTTGTCGAGAGCGGCCATGCCGGGCACCGCGGCAGTGCGGCGGCCTCGGAGCACTCGGCGGCCGTGAACGCCGTGCAGGCCGTGCGGCTCGCGGTGGCCACGGGCGAGCCCCGAGTCCGTGTGCGCGGTGGCGTGGCCTTCGCCCCCCGCCTCCGGCGCGCCCCGCTTGCCGAAGGTACCCGGCGCGGGCTCAACCTTGACGGCACCGTCCTTGTCACGGGCGGGACCGGGACGCTCGGCCGTCTCGTCGCCCGGCACTTGGCGACGGAACACGGCGTACGGCACCTGCTGCTGGCCAGCCGGAGCGGACCGGATGCCGAGGGGGCGGCGGCGCTGTACGAGGAGCTGACCGACCTCGGGACGACCGTCACCATCACGGCGTGCGACACCGCCGACCGGGACGCTGTCGGGGCGCTCCTGGCCGCGATATCGGATGCACACCCGCTCACCGCCGTCGTTCACACCGCCGGAGTCCTCGACGACGGCGTGGTCACCGCCCTGACCCCGGACCGTTTCGACACCGTCCTGCGGCCGAAACTCGACGCCGCACTGCACCTGCACGAACTGACCCGGGACGCCGATCTTGCGGCGTTCGTCCTCTTCTCCTCCGCCGCCGGAGTCCTCGGCAACCCCGGCCAGGGCAACTACGCCGCCGCCAACGCCTCCCTCGACGCCCTCGCCCTCCACCGCCACCGCTCCGGCCTGCCCGGCACCTCCCTCGCATGGGGCTATTGGAACGACGCCAGCGGCATGACCCGACACCTCGGTGCCACCGACCTGCACCGCACCCGGCGCCTCGGCATGGTCGGGCTCTCCGCCGCCGACGGCCTGGCGCTCCTCGACACGGCCCTGCGGGCGGGCGACGAGACCCCTGCCGCGCTCGTGGCCACCCGGTTCGACCTGCCCGCACTGAGGGCATCCGCCCGCGCCGGAACTCCCGTAGCACCGCTGCTGCGCGGCCTCGCGCCTGCTCCTCGGCCAGCGGCCGCGTCCTCGCACACGGCCGTAACCGACTCCCTGCGTCAGCGGCTCGACCGCCTGGGCCAGCGGGAGCGGTCAGAGGCACTGGTGGACCTCGTCCGCCGGAACGCCGCCCAGGTGCTTGGCCACTCCGGCGCTGACGCCATCCGCACCGACCGTGCCTTCAAGGACGCCGGCTTCGACTCGCTGACCGCCGTCGAGCTGCGCAACCGGCTCGCGGCCGCGACCGCTCTCAGCCTCTCTTCCACCATCGTCTTCGACTACCCGAAGCCGACGCTGCTCGCCGACCACCTGCGTGCACGGCTCTTCGGCGACGACGAACAGGGGGGCGACGGCCAGGAGCGGGGCGCTGAGGAGCACACCACCGCCACCGTGGCTGCCCTCTCCGACGATCCGATCGCCATCGTCGCGATGGCCTGCCGCTTCCCCGGCGGTGTGGAGAGCCCTGAAGACCTGTGGAGGCTGGTTGCCGAAGGCGTCGACGCCATCGGAGAGTTCCCCGACGACCGCGGCTGGGACATCGACCGGCACTACGACGCCGACCCAGACAGCGTCGGCAAGACCTACGTACGGCACGGCGCGTTCCTCGACGACGCGACCGGCTTCGACGCTGCCTTCTTCGGGATCTCACCGAACGAGGCGCTCGCGATGGACCCCCAGCAGCGGCTGCTCCTGGAAACCTCCTGGGAGGCGTTCGAACGCGCCGCGATCGACCCGAGCGAGCTCGCCGGGCAGGACATCGGCGTCTTCGTCGGCGTCAACAGCCACGACTACACCGTACGGACGCACCACGCGTCCGGCCTCGAAGGCTTCCGCCTGACCGGCAATTCCGGCAGCGTCATCTCAGGCCGGATCGCCTACCAGTTCGACTTCGAGGGCCCGGCCATCACGATCGACACTGCCTGCTCGTCCTCGCTCGTCGCCCTCCACATGGCGGCCCGCGCACTTCAGCAGGGCGAGTGCTCCATGGCTCTCGCCGGCGGCGTGATGGTCATGGGCAACCTGGAGACCTTCGTCGAGTTCTCCCGGCAGCGCGGCCTCTCCCAGGACGGCCGCTGCAAGGCCTTCGCCGATGCGGCGGACGGAACCGGCTGGTCCGAGGGCGTCGGCGTGCTCCTCGTGGAACGGCTCTCCGACGCACGCCGCCGCGGCCACCAGGTCCTCGCGGTGGTCCGAGGCACCGCGGTCAACCAGGACGGAGCGTCCAACGGACTCACGGCGCCGAACGGACTCTCACAACAGCGGGTGATCCGCAAGGCGCTCGCCGACGCCGGTCTGTCGACATCGGATGTGGACGCGGTCGAGGGCCACGGCACGGGAACGGTCCTCGGTGACCCCATCGAGGCCCAGGCACTGCTCGCCACCTACGGGCAGGGCCGACCCGCCGACCGCCCGCTGTGGCTCGGCTCGGTCAAGTCCAACATCGGGCACACGCAAGCCGCGGCCGGTATGGCAGGCGTCATCAAAATGGTGATGGCGATGCGGCACGGCGTCTTGCCCCGCACGCTGCACGTGGACCGGCCCTCAACCCACGTGGACTGGTCCACGGGTGCGGTGCAACTGCTCGCAGAGACTCGCCAGTGGCCCGAGACCGGGCACCCACGGCGCGCCGGCATCTCGTCCTTCGGTATCGGTGGCACCAACGCGCACATCGTGATCCAGCAGGCGCCGGTGGAGGACGCTGAGGCCTCCGACCGGGCGGTGACGAACGAACTGGCACCTGGCATCGGATCGGCAACCGTCTCCGACCAGGTGCATGCTGCCGATGCGGCACCCGCCACAGATCTCGTATCGTCAGGTTCCGCTCTTCTGCCCGTGCCCGTGCCCGTGTCGGCCCGGACAGCGGCGGCTCTGTGCGCCCAGGCCGGGCGCCTTGCTCGCTTCGTCGAGGCACGCCCTGAGCCGGCCCTTACCGACACCGCGCACGCGCTGGCCACCACTCGTGCCCAGCTCGACCACCGGGCGGTCCTGCTGGCCACCGACCGGCAGCAGCTTGCCGATGCGCTGCGCGCGCTCGGCACCGGCACGCCCACTGCCGGCACCGTCACCGGCAGCGCCTCTGAGGGCAAGCTGGCCTTCCTCTTCACTGGGCAGGGCAGCCAGTGGGCCGGCATGGGCCGCGAACTCGCTGAGCGACACACGCTGTTCCGGAACGCCTTCACCGCCGCGTGCGAGGCTGTTGAACGACACTTGGATGGTCATCTGGAGCGTCCGCTGCGCGAGGTGGTGTTCGCCGAGCCCGGCACGGCGGAGGCCGCACTGCTCGACCGTACCCTGTACACGCAGGCAGGTCTCTTCGCCCTGGAGACCGCTCTGTTCCAGCTCTTCGCCTCCTGGGGTGTACGTCCGGACCTGGTCGCCGGCCACTCAGTCGGCGAGATCTCCGCCGCCTATGCCGCCGGAGTCCTTGACCTGGCGGAGGCAGGCGAACTGGTCGCCGTCCGGGGCCGGTTGATGCAGGCCCTGCCCGAGGGCGGCGCAATGGTCGCCGTACAGGCGACCGAGGCCGAGGTGGCACCACTGCTGGAGGGGGCCACGGGCGAGATTGCGATCGCCGCAGTCAACGGACCCGGCGCCATCGTGCTCTCGGGTGCCGAGGACACCGTCCTCGACGTGGCCGCGCGACTGGCCGAACAGGGCCGGAAAACCAAACGCCTGAAGGTCGGTCATGCCTTTCACTCGCCACTGATGGCCCCCATGCTCGACGAGTTCCGAGCTGTCATTGCCTGGCTGCGTCCCCGCCCAGCCGCCATCCCCGTCATCTCCACGCTCACCGGTGCCCTTGCGAAGGACGGCCAGTTCGCCACCCCGGAGTACTGGGCCGACCAAGTGCGCCATGCCGTGCGGTTCGCCGACGCAATCACCGCGCTGCGCGACCAGGGCGCCAAAACCCTCCTGGAGGTCGGACCCGGCGGCGGCCTGACCGCCCTCGCCCTCGACACTCTCGGCACGGATCACCGGGGCTGCTTCGCCACCCTGAGCGAGGACGGCTCGGAGGAGACCGCCGTCCTCACCGCACTCGCCGAACTGCATGTCCGCGGCACGGACATCGACTGGTCTGCTCTCCTCGGCACCCCGGCCACGGCGATCGGTACCGAGCTGCCCACGTACGCCTTCCAGCACCAGCGGTACTGGGTCGAGCCCGAGACCACCGCCACCGACGCCGAGGCGCTCGGCGCCCGCTCCACCGGGCACCCGCTTCTCGGCACGGCAGTCGAGATCCCCGACGACGACCACGTCAGCCCGGTCAGCGACGGCGGCACCCGTGTGGTGCTCACCGGGCGGCTCGACCGGCGTGCCCTCGGTCCGCTCCTCGATCCCGGCACCGGTACCCGTTGTGGCCGCCGTACTCCTCGACCTGCTGGTCCATGCCGGAACCGAGGCGGGAAGCGGCGCCGTCGAGCAGATCATCGTCGACACCGCGCTGACCGTGCCCGAACACGGCCACCTCCAGCTCCGTGTCCAGGTCGATGTCCCCGGCCGGGACGGGCTGCGCCCGGTCGTCGTCCACAGCAGGCGGGCCGGCGACGAGGCCAGCACCTGGACACGCCACGCCCGCGCACTGCTCCGGCCCGGCCTGCCCACGCCATCCTTCGACTTGCGCACCTGGCCGGCCACCGGAGCCGACGCCCCGGCGGACCTCCTCGACTTCCGCGGGGTACGAGGAATACACGGCCTGGCGGAACAAGACGGCCAGCTCTTCGCCGACGTCTCCCTGCCTCCGGAACTCGTCGATGA